Within Streptomyces sp. NBC_00704, the genomic segment GTCCCGGCCGGGCCGCTCACTCCCCGCTCCAGCAGGCCGCGGCCGAACGTCCAGGTGACCGGCTCGCCCTCCAGGGAGACCTCCGGCGGGAAGTCGACGTGCACGGCGAACGGCTCGGCGGAGTCGTAGCGGAGCGTGGCGGGCACGGGCAGCTCCTGGTCCTCCGCGGTGATCAGACGCGCGTGGACGGCCTGTTCCAGAGTGATGTCCATGCATGTACGACCTCGCAAGGGGCTTTCGCATTACGCGAAAGCGCGGTCCAATTATTGTGACCTGCATCACAGCAGTTGCGGCAGAGAGCGCAGCCTCGCGAAACGGAGAACACAGGGCCGTCGAACACATGACTGACGGTCTCCCCCGCTCCCCCACCCGTCCCTCAAGTCACGTACGCCACATACGACTTGGGGCCGACCGGAACCTCCCGGAGGGCGGTCCTCCGCACCGCCCGAGGGACAGTGGCATATGCCAGAAGCACCACCGAATCGGGTGTTGCCAAAGCACTTACACGTCGTCGCGCGCTGTGCAACAGTCGTGACGGCCGTTGTGTCAGCCCTCGTCGAACCGTCCCGTATCGGAGTGCGTCATGCCGCCCCATGTCTCCGCGGACCGCTCAGCCGCCCAGCCGCCAGGACGCGGCCCGGTGGACGCGCTGATCACGCAGACGCGACGACTCAAGGGCGACATGGACGCCGTCCGGCCGGCCGCCCCGGGCGACCAGGCGGACCCCCGAGGCCGCTGGCAACGCGCGCTCTACGAACTCGCCCGGCACCAACTCGACGACCTCGACGCGCACCTGGCCCAGTTACGGGACGGGCCCCCGCCCACGCCGGCCGTCCGCACCGCGCCCGCCGCACCGGCGGCCGACCGGCGCGAGTCTCTCCTCAGCCGGGTCGGCAGCGCCGAATGGAACCTGCTCACGGACGAGGCCCTCTGGTCCGAGGAGCTCTGCCGCATCCTCGGCCGCGACCCCGCCGCCCCCGCCCTCACCCTGGACGAACTGCCCTCGCTCGTCCTGGAGGAGGACCGGCCGAAGCTGACCTCGATGGTCACCGGCTGCCTGGTCGACGCCCGGCCCATCGACGGCGAGTTCCGCGTCGTCCGCCCGGACGGCGAGCCGCGCACCGTGCACATGATGGGCGAGCCCGTGCTCGACGCCGAGGGCGGCACCGCCTCCATGTGGGCGGTCCTGCGCGACGTCAGCGAACTGCGCCGCAGCCAGCGGGCGGTGCGCGAGAGCCGCGACTCCCTCCAGCGGCAGCGACAGCACGACCGGGCCGAGCAACGGCTCGCGGCCGAACTGCGCGAGGCGGTCCTGCCGTCCTGGCGCGGCCCGCTGAACCTGCCCGGCGGGAGCGACGGCTCCCTGGACCTCGCCGCCCGCCGGCTGCCCGCCGCGACGGCCGCGCCGTCCGGCGGCGACTGGTACGACGCCCTCGAACTGCCCGGCGGCCGCACGCTGCTCGGCGTCGGCGACCTCACCGGCCACGGCCCGGCCGTCACCTCCCACACCGCGATGCTGCTGGGCGCCCTGCGCGGCATGGCCATGGCGGGCACCGGGCCCGGCCAACTCCTGGCCTGGCTGAACCAGTTGCTGGACGCCACCGTCCAACCCGCCCTGGCCGGCGCCCTGTGCTGCCACTACCGGCCGGACACCCGCACCCTGACATGGGCGCAGGCCGGACACCCCGCCCCGTTGCTGTTCCGGGCCGGGACCGGGCGCCGGCTGGACGCGCCGCGGGGCGTACTCCTCGGGGCCGCCTCACGCGCCGTCTACGGGCAGGCCGAGGAGACCCTCGAAGAGGGCGACGTGCTCCTGCTGCACACCGAGAGCCTGTCCGCCGACCGCCTCCTCGGCCTCGCCCCCCGCCTGGACGGAGCGCGCACCGCACAGGACTGCCTGCGGACGGTCGTGGAGGAGTGCGGCGAGACCGGACGCGACCACGACGCCTGCGTGCTCGTCGCCCGCGTCGCCCGCTGACGGTCCACGGCGACCGGCCTGCGACGCCGACGTCCGGGACGGACCGCGCCCCGCTCACGCCCGGGCTTCGTCGCCGGGCCGCGCCCCCTTCTGCCTCGGCAGCGCCAGCCGGATCTCCTCGCGCAGTTCGCCGATCCGCGGGGAGTCGGCGTACTGCGCGGTGAGCCGGTACATCTGGCTCAGCCGGTCCCAGGTACGCCGGGAGGAGTTCGACCCCATCGACATCAGGGCCAGCCGTGCGAACCGGTCCGCCTGTTCGGGATCGTTGGCGATGAAACAGGCGGACGCCATGGACAGATGGTCGAAGATCTTGGACCGCTCCCGGCCGTCGACGCGCAGCGCGAGGGCCTTCTCCGCGTAGTACTGGGCGTGCGCGGCCGCCTGCGGCTCGAACTCGGCCAGCGTGCGGTAGGCCAGGGCCTGCATGCCGTACAGATCCTCGTCCTTGAAGGTCTGCATCCAGGACGGCGGGGTGACGTCGCCCCGGTCGGAGACGAACAGGTCCTCCGCCCGGCCCAGGGTGCGGCGCATGGCCTGCCCCTTGCCCATCGACGCCTGTGCCCAGGCCTCGATGGTGTGGAACATCGCCCGGGTGCGCGGCATCACGTCGTCGCCGGAACCGGACTGGGCCAGTTTCATCAGGTCCAGGGCGTCGTCGGGCCGTCCGAGATGGACCATCTGACGGGCCGCCCGGGACAGCGCCTCGCCGGCGCGCGGCCGGTCGCCGCCCTCACGGGCGGCATGGGCGGCGATGACGAAGTACTTCTGGGCCGTCGGCTCCAGACCGACGTCGTGCGACATCCAGCCCGCGAGGACCGCGAGGTTGGCGGCGACGCCCCACAGGCGCCGCTGGAGATGGGCGGGGTGACGGTAGGCGAGGATGCCGCCCACCTCGTTGAGCTGGCCCACGACGGCCTTGCGCTGGAGGCCGCCGCCGCGGGCCGCGTCCCAGGCCCGGAACACCTCGACGGACAGCTCCAGTTCGTCGACCTCCTCCGTTCCGATGGGAGCTGCCTCGTAGCGGTCGGATCCGGCCTGGTCGGCGTGGTGGAGGAGGGGGTGGTCGATGACAGGAGCGTCGGCGGAGAGCGTGGGGTCGGTGTGCAGCCACTCGTACATGGCACTGCTGAGTGCTGATCCCGCGGCGAGCGCGGCACCCGCGCCCACCAAGCCGCGTCGGTTGAGCATGAGGTCCATTCCCGTGAATTCGGTGAGGACCGCGGCAGTCCGTTCGGGCGCCCACGGCATGCCGTCGGGATGTTGCGCACTCCCGCCGCCCGGCCGCTTCCCGGTACGCCCGTGCCGGACCAGACCGAGGTCCTCCATGGTCACGACACGGCCGAGACGCTCGGTGAACAGGGCCGCCAGCACCCGCGGCACCGGATCGCGCGGGATCTCTCCCGTGTCGATCCATCGCCGCACCCGGGAGGTGTCGGTCGACAGCTGGGGGTGGCCCATGGCCGCCGCCTGCCGGTTGACCAGCCTCGCGAGTTCGCCCTTGGACCAGCCGGCCAGGCCGAACAGGTCCGCCAGGCGGGTGTTGGGTTGTCCGCTCACGTCAAGCCCCCAGGTTCTCGGCTGAGTTGACAGTAGCCCCGGGAAAGTTGCCGGGCGACTATTCGCCAGGGTTCGCCAGGGTTCGCCAGATGGTGTGCCACTGGCCGACGGGTGTCAGGTAGGAATGCGCCACCCCGACCCGGCCGCCGAGGGACATTCCCCAGGGTGTACCCGTGGAGGGCAGGTCGGGGCAGCGCATTGACGTCCGGCACACGAAGGGATCTGTTTCTCCCATGTACGCAGCATCGTCCTCCGTGTCCGCCCCGCCCCGGTCGCTGCACACCCGCCCGGGCGGCGGCGGCCCCTACCTGGACCCCGCACGGTCGGCGGGCCCCGCGCTCGGCGCGGGTCCGGTCCGCCGCCCCGCGGGGCTCGGCACGCAACCGCTCAGCGGAAGACTCGACCTGTCCGGCCCCCAGGGGGCCCAGCTGCGCACGGCGATCGCCGCGGTGCACCGGATCTGCCCGGAGTTCACCCCGGTCCAGGTGCTGCGCCGCAGCGGCCGCTCGGTCCTCCTGGTCGGCACGACGGGACGCAGCACGGCCGTCGCCAAGTGCTTACTGGACCACTCCCCCGTATGGGCGGAGCGCGTCCGGCACGAAATAGCCGCGTACCGCACGTTCGTCCGGCACCGCCCCCCCGTGCGGGCGCCGAGACTGATCGCGGCGGACCCGGACAACTGCACCCTGGTGATCGAGCGGATGCCGGGGCGGGTGGCGGCACTCCAGCGGCACCCCACCGAGGCCCCGCCGCGGGCCGACGTCCGCGCGGCGCTCGGCGCGATCTGCCGGCTCAACGCCTGGCGGCCGCCGGCCGGGACGTTCGACGCGCCCCTGGACTACGCGGCCCGCATCTCCCGCTACCACGAGCTGGGTCTGCTCACCGACCGCGACCTGGGCGACCTGCAGAAGCTGCTGCACGGCATCGCCGCGGGTGCGGGCCGGCAGGGCATGGGCCAGTTCTGCCACGGCGACGCCCTCCTGTCGAACATCCTCCTCTCACCGGCCGGTCCAGTGCTGGTGGACTGGGAGCACGCGGGCTGGTACCTGCCGGGCTACGACCTGGCGACGCTGTGGTCGGCGCTGGCCGACGCCCCGGTGGCGCGCCGTCAGATCAGTCAGATCGCCCAGTCGGCGGGACCCGCCGCACGGGACGCCTTCCTGGTGAACCTGATGCTGGTGCTGACCCGCGAGATCCGCACCTACGAGACCGCCGTGCAGCGTTCGATGCACGACGCGGTCCCGGCCGCGGGCCACCCGGGCGCGGTGCCGTCCGGCGAGGAACAGCGCCTGCTGCTGCGGCGGTTGCACGACGACTGCCAGCTGGCCCGCCGGGCCGTGCGCGCGGCGGTCGGCACCCGCTGACGGACCGAGGGGTCCGTGGCACGCCGTGGACGCGGCGGGCCGCGGGCCCCTCTTCCGCGCGCTCGGGCGGTGTCTTGACGGGGGAAATGCCCTGTTTGCGGTCATGATTGACGGGTTGTCGACAAGGCGGAACCGCTCGGGCCCCACCGGGCCCGCGCTCCGCCGCCCGCCCGTCCCCAGGAGACCGCAGTGCGAGAACCCGTCACTCCCCCCGGATCCCGCAGACGTTCCCGCAGAGCCGCAGGCGCCATGGCGTCGGCGGCTCTGCTGCTCCCGCTGTGCGCGGCGTCCCCCGCCGGCGCCGCGGACCCCCGGCCCGCCCCGGCGACCGGCCTGCAACGGGCCTTCGCCGCCGCGGCCGCCGAGTCCCACGTGCCGCAGAGCGTGCTGCTGGGCGTCTCCTACCTCCAGTCGCGCTGGGACGCGCACGCGGGGGCGCCGAGCGTGACCGGCGGCTACGGCCCGATGCACCTCACCGACGCCCGTACGGCGCTCACGGCGGCCTCGCCGCGCGGCCGCAGCGCCCGTGACATGCGGGGCGACTCCGTCCGGCCGACGCGGCGTCCGGCGCGGTTCCCGGACGTCCGGGTCCCCTCGGACGCGCAGCTGCCGGCCCGGCTGAAGACGCTGCCGAAGGCGGCGCGGCTGACGGGCCTGAGCCCCGCGGCCCTGCGCACGGACCCGGCGGCCAACATCGCGGGCGGCGCGGCGCTCCTCGCCGCCGCCCAGCGCGCGCTGGGCGAGCCGCTCAGCGCCGACCCGGCGGACTGGTACGGCGCGGTGGCGCGCTTCACGGGCGCGGACGACACCGCGACGGCCGCCGCCTACGCCGACGACGTCTACAGGGTGCTCCGCAGCGGCGAGGCGCGCACCACGGACGCCGGCCAGACGGTCGCCCTGGCCGCGCGGCCGGACCTGGTCCCGCGGACGGCCCCGCTGCACGGGGCCGGTCTGCGCACGCTCGCCGCGGCCGACGCCGAGTGCCCGGCGACGGTGTCCTGCGAGTGGATCCCGGCGCCGCACGAGCGGTTCGGCGCGGACGACTACGGCAACCACGACCTGGCCGACCGGCCCGCCTCGCCCCCCGTCAGGTACATCGTCGTGCACGACACCGAGGGCGGCTGGGACGGCGTGCTGTCCTCGGTCCAGGACCCGACGTACGTGTCCTGGAACTACTCGCTGCGCTCCACCGACGGTCACATCGCCCAGCACGTCAAGGCGAAGGACGTGGCGTGGCACGCGGGCAACTGGTACGTCAACTCCACGTCGGTGGGCCTGGAGCACGAGGGCTTCCTCGCCCGGCCCGACGCCTGGTTCACGGAGTCCATGTACCGGGCCTCGGCGCGCCTGGTGACCTACCTGGCCGGCAAGTACGGCGTCCCGCTGGACCGGCAGCACATCCTGGGCCACGACAACGTGCCCGGCCCCAGCTCCGCGAACATCCCCGGGATGCACACCGATCCCGGCCCGTTCTGGGACTGGCGCCACTACTTCGAGCTGCTGGGCCGGCCGTTCGAGGCGACGCCCGCCGGCGAGGGGGCCATGGTGACGATCCGGCCCGACTACGCCGCCAACCGGCCTGCCTACACGGACTGCGGCGGCCAGGGCGTGGCGTGCGCGGCGCACGGTTCCGGCGACGTGCGGCTGTACTCCGACCATGACGAGAAGTCGGCCCTGGTGAAGGACGTCGGCGACGGCTCGGCGCCCACGACGGGCGTGAACGACGTCTCCTCACGGGCGTCGACCGGCCAGCAGTACGCGGTCGCCGACCGGTGGGGCGACTGGACGGCGATCTGGTACCTCGGCCGCAAGGCGTGGTTCCGCAACCCCGCCGACCGGCCGGCCGCCGTGCCCGCGACGGGCCGGGTGGTCACCCCGAAGGAGGGCCGCGACAGCGTGCCCGTGTACGGCAGGGCCTACCCCGAGGCGGGGGCCTATCCGGCGGGCGTGCCGGTCCAGGCGCTCTCGCCGCTGCCGTACACCCTGCCCAAGGGGCAGAAGTACGTGGCCGGGGACGAGGTGCCGGGCGAGTACTACTACGCGGTCACCTTCGACGGCGCCCCGCACCGGCTGGTCACCGGGGCCGAGCGGTACTACGAGATCCAGTACGGCCACCGGGTGGCGTTCGTGCGCGCCTCGGACGTGACGGTGGGCCCGGCGACGTAGCGCCTGTCGCCCGGACCGGCGCGGGGCGGGCCTCAGCCCTGCTGGAAGAGCTCCGCCGGGAGCGGCTTCAGCAGGGCGTACAGGTCGTCGGTGATGGGACGGTCCCAGGCGGCGATGGTCACCAGGACGTTGTCGCTGCGGTCGAACTGCACGCAGGAGATCCGCCCTTCGGAGAGCTTGAGACGGCGCACGATCAGCAGGTTGTCGCCCTGCATCACCGGCATGTCCTCGGTGCCGACGACGGTCACCTCCTCGTCGTTCTCCAGGGCGAGCAGGAGCTGCGCGACCTCGAAGGGCACCTCGCCCTCCTCCACCTCACGGGCCGGGGACCCCTCGGGCAGGTTGCCGATGATCATGGCGGGGCCGCGGCCGCCGAAGAGGTCGTAGCGCAGGAACACGCCCTGGCAGCTGCCGTCGGGCGCGGGCAGGAGGCCGGCGCCCAGGTTGCCGGGCCAGTCGCCCGGGTCCATGGCCAGGACGTCGAAGTCGGGCCCGGCGGGCGTGGCGCTGCGGCGGCGGAGGAACGACATGCGGCCATGGTACGTGGCCGGAGCCCTCCGGTGGCGCGTGGGCGGGACGCGTCCCGCGGCGCGCGAGCCGGTGCGCGCGCCACCGGCCGCGGCGCTCCCCCCGCCTCCGCGGGCCCGGCCCCGCACGGACGTCGCCGCACCCCCGCCCGGCGTCCGGGCGGCCGCGTCGGCGCCGTGCCGCGGGTGGTCAGGTCAGGTCGAACTCTCCCGCCCGCGCCTCCGACACGAACGCGCCCCACTCGGCGGGTGTGAAGATCAGGGAGGGGCTCTGGGGGCTGCCGCTGTTGCGCATCGCGATGAACCCCTCGACGAAGGCGATCTGGACATCCCCCCGCCCCCGGCTGCTGGACTGCCACTCGGCGTTGCTGAGGTCCAGCTCCGGCTTGTCCCAGCCCGTGAGCGGCTGCTGCTGGATGGTGCTCTCGGCCACGTCCGTGCTCCTCCCGGTTCGTCGTCCGCGGGCCAGCCTAGCGATCGGTCCCGGACGCCGACAGAGCACGCGAGGGGGTGACCTTTCAGGACATCGGCGGCCGGTCCCCCACCAGCCACATGGAGAAGAACTGCGAACCGCCGCCGTAGGCGTGGCCCAGCACCCTGCGGGCCCGCTCCAGCTGGTGTTCCCCGGCCTGCCCGCGTACCTGGAGGGCGGCCTCCGCGAAGCGGATCATGCCGGAGGCGCCGATCGGATTGGTGGACAGGACACCGCCCGACATGTTGACGGGCAGGTCGCCGTCCAGCTCGGTGACCCCGGCCTCGGTGAGCTTCCAGCCCTCCCCCTCGGCGGCGAAGCCGAGGTTCTCCAGCCACATCGGCTCGTACCAGGAGAACGGCACGTACATCTCGACGGCGTCGATGTCGCGGCGCGGGTCGGTGATCCCGGCCTGGCGGTAGACGTCGGCGGCGCAGTCCTTGCCGGCCTGCGGCGAGACGGCGTCCTTGCCGGCGAAGAGGGTCGGTTCGCTGCGCATCGCGCCGCCGAGCACCCAGGCGGGCGGGCGGGGTGCGCGGGCGGCGCCGGCCCGGTCGGTGAGCACCATCGCGCAGGCCCCGTCGGAGGAGGGGCAGGTCTCGGAGTAGCGGACGGGGTCCCAGAGCATGGGCGAGGCCTGGACCTTCGCCAGCGTGATGTCGTGCTCGTGGAGGTGGGCGTAGGGGTTCTTCAGCGCGTTGCGGCGGTCCTTGTACGCCACGAGCGAGCCGACGGTGTCGGGGGCGCCGCTGCGCCGCATGTACGCGCGCACGTGCGGGGCGAAGAAGCCGCCGGCTCCGGCGAGCAGGGGCTGCTGGAAGGGAATGGGCAGGGACAGTCCCCACATGGCGTTGGACTCGGACTGCTTCTCGAAGGCCAGGGTGAGCACGGTGCCGTGGACGCGGGCGGCGACCAGGTTCGCGGCGACCAGGGCGGTGGATCCGCCGACCGAGCCGGCCGTGTGCACGCGCAGGATCGGCTTGCCCACCGCGCCGAGCGCGTCGGCGAGGTACAGCTCGGGCATCATGACGCCCTCGAAGAAGTCGGGGGCCTTGCCGATGACGACGGCGTCGACATCGGTCCAGGACAGCTCGGCGTCGTCGAGGGCGCGCCGGGCCGCCTCGCGGACCAGTCCGGCCATCGAGACGTCCCGGCGGGCCGCGACGTGCTTGGTCTGGCCGATGCCGACGACGGCCACGGGCTCCTTGCTCATCGCGGTTCCCCTTCGAGTACGGCGACCAGGTTCTGCTGGAGGCACGGGCCGGAGGTGGCGTGGGCGAGGGCGCGGTCGGAGTCGCCCCGGTGGATGCGGGCGGCGGCCTCGCCGATGCGGATCAGTCCGGCGGCCATCACGGGGTTGGCGGCGAGCGCGCCGCCGGACAGGTTCACGCGGACGCTGTCGTCCAGCCGCAGCGCCTTGCGCAGGACGACCTCCTGCGAGCTGAACGGCGCGTGCAGTTCGGCGGTGTCGACGGGCCGGTCGAACGCGCCCGCGCGTTGCGCGGCGAGGCGGGTGGAGGGCGAGTCGGTCAGGTCGCGCACGCCGAGCGAGTGGGCCTCGACGCGGTGGTCGACGCCCCGGATCCAGGCGGGGCGCGAGCACAGCTCGCGGGCCCGTTCGCCCGCCGCGAGGACGACGGCGGCGGCCCCGTCGCCGACCGGCGGGCAGTCCCCGGTGCGCAGCGGCCGTACCGCGTAGTCGCCCTGCGGGACGGAACCGCGCAGCTGGGCGTGGGAGTTGAGGGTGGCGGTGCGCCGGCTGCGGGCGCCGATCGCGGCGAGGGCCGGCTCGTCGGTGTCGCCGGCGTCGATCAGCGCCTGCGCCTGGAGTGCGGCGAGGGCGACGGAGTCGGGCCACAGGGGGGCGACGTAGTACGGGTCGAGCTGGCGGGTGAGGACGTCGCGCAGGGAGCCGGGCGAGGACTTGCCGTAGGAGTAGACGAGGGCGGTGTCGGCGTCGCCGGTGAGCAGTTTGGTCCATGCCTCGTACAGGGCCCAGGCGCCGTCCATCTCCACGTGGGACTCGGAGATGGGGGGCCAGGCGCCGACGCCGTCGAGGGCGAGGGTGAAGGAGAAGGCGCGGCCGGCGAGGTAGTCGCTGGAGCCGGAGCAGGTGAAGTCGATGTCGGCGGTCTTCAGGCCGGTCCGCTCGAGGACGCTGTGCAGGACCGGCATGAGCATCTCGACCTCGGAGAGCTCGTCGGTGGTGCGCGCGACGTCGGTCTGGGCGAAGGCCACCACCGCGACGTCGCGGCGGCCGGGGGGTTCCTCGCGGGTCACAGCAGCTCCTTGTAGACGTCGTAGTCCGCGTCCGGTTCGCCGGTGGGCCGGTAGTGGTCGGGGTGGCGGGCGCCTTCCGTCCAGACGGGTTCGACGCGCAGGCCCATGCGGACCTGGTCGTAGGGGATGCCGCCGATGCGTCCGTGCAGGGCGAGGTCGGCGCCGTCGAGGGCGATGTGGGCGTAGACGTAGGGCACCTCGATGTCGAGGTTCTTCGCCTTGATGTTGACGATGCAGAAGGTGGTGACGGTCCCGCGCGGTCCCACCTCGACCCGTTCCGCGGTCGGGACGCCGCAGGTGGGGCAGGCCCCGCGGGGCGGGACGTACACCTTGCGGCAGGAGGGGCAGCGTTCGCCGACCGTGCGCCGGGCGGACAGGCCGGCGATGTAGGCGGACTGGGCGCGGCCGGGCGAGTAGGTGTAGTCGAGGCGGGCGGGGGCGACGATGCCGGTGACCGGGTCGTGCGCGAGGGCGTCGAGCCCGCCGCCGGGGGGCTCGGGTTCGCCGGTGTGGGGTTCGAAGCAGGCGATGTCGGTGATGGCGCCGACGCGTTCCGCGGCCCAGCGGATCCGGACGCGCATGCCGGTGCGGACGGCGTCGGGGCCGGGGGCGTCGAGGGCGTGCAGGAGGGCGGTGTCGGCGCCGTCGAGGCGGACCAGGACCCAGGCGAACGGGGTGGCGAGGGGCTGTCCGCGGCGGGGGGCGTGGTTCCAGGCCCAGGTGGTGACGGTGCCGGTGGGCGCGACCGGGACGAGGTCGTGGATCTCCTCGGCGGTCACGGGGTCGTATTCGACGGGCGGGACGAGGGTGCGGCCGTCGCCGGTGCGCACGCCGAGGACGACGCGCTCGCGCAGCCCGGTCAGGAAGGCGCTCTGCACGGGGCCGAGGGACCGGGTGAACGGGAACTCGACGACCAGGGGTGCTTTCAGGACTTCGGGCATCGGGGCTGCCTCCTAGGGGGCCGACGTCGAGGGAGGGCGCGCCCGGTGGCGGGCGCGGGGCGGTCGGCTGTGCGGTCGCGGCGCGTCGGCCCGGCGGTCACGACGGCCTCGCGGGGCGCGTGAGGGCCCGCGCCTTGTGCCCGGCCGGTTTCATGCGCGCCGGTAGCGGGGCGGGCGCTTCTCCGCGAAGGCGCGGGCGCCCTCCTTGGCGTCGGCGGTGTCGAAGACGGGCCAGCCGCGGGCGAGTTCGGCGGCGAGGCCGTCGGTCTCGGTGAGTTCGGCGCTCTCGTACACGGACGCCTTGACGGCCTCGACGGCGAGCGGAGCGCAGGAGTTGACGCGGTCGGCGATCTCCAGGGCCTTCTCGAGGGCCGTTCCCTCCGGTACGACATGGCCGATCAGGCCGATGTCCGCGGCCTCCCGGGCGCTGTACGGGCGTCCGGTGAGCAGCATCTCCAGGGCGTGGGTGCGCGGGATCTGCCGTGGCAGCCGCACGGTGGAGCCGCCGATCGGGAAGAGTCCGCGCCGGACCTCGAAGAGGCCGAAGGTGGCGGAGTCGCCGGCGACGCGGATGTCGGTGCCCTGGAGCATCTCGGTGCCGCCCGCGACGCAGTGGCCCTCGACGGCGGCGATCACCGGCTTGCGCGGGCGGTGGTGGCGCAGCATCGCCTTCCAGTGCAGGTCGGGGTCGGCCTTGAGCCGGTGGCGGTACTGCTCGCCCTCCATGCCCTGTCCCGCCAGGGCCTTGAGGTCCATGCCGGCGCAGAAGGAGCCGCCCGCGCCGGTGAGGACGACGGAGCGGACCGAGTCGTCCTCGTCGGCCTCCAGCCAGCCGTCGTACAGGCCGACGAGCATGGCGAGCGAGAGCGCGTTCCTGGCCTGCGGCCGGTTGAGCGTGAGCACGAGCGTGGCGCCCTCGCGTCGCACGGTGAGGTGTTCGGTACCGCCCATGGCACATCTCCCCTCGGAAAGAACGAGAACAGGTTGCAGTAGGCGTGACGGCAGTTCAAGGGTTTTCTGACAGACAGTCAGATTTCTTGGCGCGGGCCCTTCCCACTTACCGCCCCCTTTGCTCTGATGACCGGCGAACCGTACGGGAACCCGGCCCCGGTCAGGAGGAACGGTGGAGTACAACCTTGCCGACCTGTTCGAGTCGGTCGTCGACGTGGCGGCGGACCGCGAGGCGCTCGTGTACGTCGACCACCCCGGCACGGGCGCGGAGCGCCGGCTGACGTACGCGCAGCTCGACGCGGCGGCCAACCGCATCGGACACCACCTCCTCGACAGCGGCCTGCGCCCCGGCGAGCATCTCGGACTGCATCTCTACAACGGCGTGGAGTACCTACAGACGGTGCTCGGCTGCCTGAAGGCGCGCATCGTCCCCGTCAACGTCAACTACCGCTACGTAGAAGAGGAGTTGGTCTACCTCTACCGGGACGCGGATCTGGCGGCGCTGGTCTTCGACGCCGAGTTCGCCGACCGGGTGGCGGCCGCGCTGCCCCAGACGCCGGCCCTGCGGCACCTGATCCGGGTCGACCCGCCGACCGAGGGCGCCGCCTCCGTCGAAGGCACCAACTCGGCCGACGGCGTCATCCCGTTCGCGCGGGCCGAGGCGGGCGGCTCGCCCGGACGCGTGTTCCCGGCCCGCTCGGGCGACGACCAGTTCATCATCTACACCGGCGGCACGACCGGCATGCCCAAGGGCGTGATGTGGCGTCAGGAGGACCTGTTCTTCTCGGGGCTGGGCGGCGGCTCACCCACGGGCGAGCCGGTGCGGAAGCCCGAGGAGCTCGCCGAGCGGGTCGCCGCCGGCGGCACGGGCATCACCTTCTTCCCGACCCCGCCGCTCATGCACGGCACCTCCACGCTCACCGCGTTCATCGGCTTCAACTTCGGCCAGCGCGTCGTGATCCACCGCAAGTTCGCGCCCGAGGAAGTGCTGCGGACCGTCGAGAGGGAGAAGGTCACCAGCATCTCCCTGGTGGGCGACGCGATGCTGCGGCCGCTCATCGACGCCCTGGAAGGACCCCTGAAGGGCACCGACTGCTCGTCGGTGTTCAGCGTCTCCTCGTCCGGGGCGATCATGTCGGACACGGTCCGCCGCCAGTTCCGGTCGCTGATGCCGAACGCGATGCTGCTGAACAACTTCGGCTCCTCGGAGTCCGGCTTCAACGGCACGGCGACGGAGGACTCCGGGCCCGACCGGGGCTTCCGCGTCCGGGTCAACGCCCGTACCCGGGTGGTCGACC encodes:
- a CDS encoding Zn-ribbon domain-containing OB-fold protein, yielding MPEVLKAPLVVEFPFTRSLGPVQSAFLTGLRERVVLGVRTGDGRTLVPPVEYDPVTAEEIHDLVPVAPTGTVTTWAWNHAPRRGQPLATPFAWVLVRLDGADTALLHALDAPGPDAVRTGMRVRIRWAAERVGAITDIACFEPHTGEPEPPGGGLDALAHDPVTGIVAPARLDYTYSPGRAQSAYIAGLSARRTVGERCPSCRKVYVPPRGACPTCGVPTAERVEVGPRGTVTTFCIVNIKAKNLDIEVPYVYAHIALDGADLALHGRIGGIPYDQVRMGLRVEPVWTEGARHPDHYRPTGEPDADYDVYKELL
- a CDS encoding crotonase/enoyl-CoA hydratase family protein codes for the protein MGGTEHLTVRREGATLVLTLNRPQARNALSLAMLVGLYDGWLEADEDDSVRSVVLTGAGGSFCAGMDLKALAGQGMEGEQYRHRLKADPDLHWKAMLRHHRPRKPVIAAVEGHCVAGGTEMLQGTDIRVAGDSATFGLFEVRRGLFPIGGSTVRLPRQIPRTHALEMLLTGRPYSAREAADIGLIGHVVPEGTALEKALEIADRVNSCAPLAVEAVKASVYESAELTETDGLAAELARGWPVFDTADAKEGARAFAEKRPPRYRRA
- a CDS encoding thiolase domain-containing protein; the protein is MSKEPVAVVGIGQTKHVAARRDVSMAGLVREAARRALDDAELSWTDVDAVVIGKAPDFFEGVMMPELYLADALGAVGKPILRVHTAGSVGGSTALVAANLVAARVHGTVLTLAFEKQSESNAMWGLSLPIPFQQPLLAGAGGFFAPHVRAYMRRSGAPDTVGSLVAYKDRRNALKNPYAHLHEHDITLAKVQASPMLWDPVRYSETCPSSDGACAMVLTDRAGAARAPRPPAWVLGGAMRSEPTLFAGKDAVSPQAGKDCAADVYRQAGITDPRRDIDAVEMYVPFSWYEPMWLENLGFAAEGEGWKLTEAGVTELDGDLPVNMSGGVLSTNPIGASGMIRFAEAALQVRGQAGEHQLERARRVLGHAYGGGSQFFSMWLVGDRPPMS
- a CDS encoding thiolase domain-containing protein, which gives rise to MTREEPPGRRDVAVVAFAQTDVARTTDELSEVEMLMPVLHSVLERTGLKTADIDFTCSGSSDYLAGRAFSFTLALDGVGAWPPISESHVEMDGAWALYEAWTKLLTGDADTALVYSYGKSSPGSLRDVLTRQLDPYYVAPLWPDSVALAALQAQALIDAGDTDEPALAAIGARSRRTATLNSHAQLRGSVPQGDYAVRPLRTGDCPPVGDGAAAVVLAAGERARELCSRPAWIRGVDHRVEAHSLGVRDLTDSPSTRLAAQRAGAFDRPVDTAELHAPFSSQEVVLRKALRLDDSVRVNLSGGALAANPVMAAGLIRIGEAAARIHRGDSDRALAHATSGPCLQQNLVAVLEGEPR
- a CDS encoding acyl-CoA synthetase, whose translation is MEYNLADLFESVVDVAADREALVYVDHPGTGAERRLTYAQLDAAANRIGHHLLDSGLRPGEHLGLHLYNGVEYLQTVLGCLKARIVPVNVNYRYVEEELVYLYRDADLAALVFDAEFADRVAAALPQTPALRHLIRVDPPTEGAASVEGTNSADGVIPFARAEAGGSPGRVFPARSGDDQFIIYTGGTTGMPKGVMWRQEDLFFSGLGGGSPTGEPVRKPEELAERVAAGGTGITFFPTPPLMHGTSTLTAFIGFNFGQRVVIHRKFAPEEVLRTVEREKVTSISLVGDAMLRPLIDALEGPLKGTDCSSVFSVSSSGAIMSDTVRRQFRSLMPNAMLLNNFGSSESGFNGTATEDSGPDRGFRVRVNARTRVVDPATREPVAAGGIGRVAQCGHVPLGYYNDPAKTAETFFEKDGERWVLLGDMATVDEDGVVVVLGRGSQCINTGGEKVYPEEVEQALKAHPDVYDALVAGVPDPTWGNHVAAVVQVRHGAPPPSLEDIQSHCRTRLAGYKIPRQLVLAEAIRRSPSGKADYRWAREVAVAQGQGG